One stretch of Bosea vaviloviae DNA includes these proteins:
- a CDS encoding ABC transporter permease encodes MTSATLRHTVWILRGNPVTAFAAAGAFALCVLAVIGPWIVPFDPIASDVPNALLPPSAKYWAGTDQLGRDVFSRLIVAAGLDLAIAASAVTLSFVIGAVIGALCGYSGGRLDRYVGRFVDVLMAFPLFVLAMAMVAALGNRVENIVIATAIINLPFYIRFARAEVNVRRNAGWVEAARACGDSHVSVVLRFLLPNVLPAMAVQVSLNLGWAILNAAGLSFIGLGVKPPTPEWGIMVAEGARFISTGKWWLVAFPGLALMLTVLCFNLLGDGLRDILDPRMRT; translated from the coding sequence ATGACCTCCGCCACGCTGCGCCACACCGTCTGGATCCTGCGCGGCAACCCGGTCACGGCGTTCGCCGCGGCGGGCGCCTTCGCGCTCTGCGTGCTCGCCGTCATCGGGCCGTGGATCGTGCCTTTTGACCCGATCGCGTCCGACGTGCCCAACGCGCTGCTGCCGCCGAGCGCGAAATACTGGGCCGGCACCGACCAGCTCGGCCGTGACGTCTTCAGCCGCTTGATCGTGGCGGCGGGGCTGGATCTCGCGATCGCAGCTTCGGCGGTGACGCTCTCCTTCGTCATCGGGGCGGTGATCGGGGCGCTGTGCGGTTATAGCGGGGGCCGGCTCGACCGCTATGTCGGGCGCTTCGTCGATGTGCTGATGGCGTTTCCGCTGTTCGTGCTCGCCATGGCGATGGTGGCGGCGCTCGGCAACCGGGTCGAGAACATCGTCATCGCGACCGCGATCATCAACCTGCCTTTCTATATCCGCTTCGCCCGCGCCGAGGTGAATGTCCGGCGCAACGCTGGCTGGGTCGAGGCGGCGCGCGCCTGCGGCGACAGCCATGTCTCGGTCGTGCTGCGCTTCCTCTTGCCCAATGTGCTGCCGGCAATGGCGGTGCAGGTCTCGCTCAATCTCGGCTGGGCGATCCTGAACGCCGCAGGGCTTTCCTTCATCGGGCTCGGGGTCAAGCCGCCGACGCCGGAATGGGGCATCATGGTCGCCGAGGGCGCACGCTTCATCTCGACCGGGAAATGGTGGCTCGTCGCGTTTCCGGGATTGGCGCTGATGCTGACCGTGCTCTGCTTCAACCTGCTGGGCGACGGGCTGCGCGACATCCTCGACCCACGCATGCGGACTTAA
- a CDS encoding ABC transporter permease, translated as MSQLSITAKRAGWRFASSLPALFGVLVFTFLLMRVLPGDPAVFFASGPTAGKEEIETIRKQMGLDKPVPEQLLRYLGDIGTGNLGRSLTTGQPVLSDLKSRLPASLELTFSALLIALVTAVPLGVAAALRQGSGIDHIVRFICALGVCVPTFVSGLLLIYVFYYLLGFAPDPTGRVDIFTSPPPLVTGFLLIDFALAGDWEGWRAAASQLVLPAFTMALFVVAPLARITRAAMLASLGSDFVRTARSLGLSRRKVIVTYALRNALLPVLTIAGIVFSTMLGANVLVEKVFSWPGVASYALDALLSSDYAPVQGFVLLMASIFVLVNLTVDVLYGIADPRVSVE; from the coding sequence ATGTCGCAACTCTCCATCACGGCCAAGCGCGCGGGCTGGCGGTTCGCCTCGTCCCTGCCGGCGCTGTTTGGCGTGCTCGTCTTCACCTTCCTGCTGATGCGGGTTCTGCCGGGCGATCCGGCGGTGTTCTTTGCCTCGGGCCCGACGGCGGGCAAGGAGGAGATCGAGACGATCCGCAAGCAGATGGGGCTCGACAAGCCGGTGCCCGAGCAGCTCCTGCGCTATCTCGGCGATATCGGCACGGGCAATCTCGGGCGCTCGCTGACCACGGGCCAGCCGGTGCTGAGCGATCTGAAGTCGCGGCTGCCGGCCTCGCTCGAGCTCACCTTCTCAGCGCTGTTGATCGCGCTGGTCACGGCGGTGCCGCTCGGCGTCGCGGCCGCGCTGAGGCAAGGTTCGGGCATCGATCATATCGTGCGCTTCATCTGCGCGCTCGGCGTCTGCGTGCCGACCTTCGTTTCCGGGCTCTTGCTGATCTATGTTTTCTACTACCTGCTCGGCTTCGCGCCCGATCCGACCGGGCGGGTCGACATCTTCACTTCGCCGCCACCCTTGGTGACGGGCTTCCTGCTGATCGATTTCGCGCTAGCCGGCGATTGGGAGGGCTGGCGCGCGGCCGCGAGCCAGCTCGTGCTGCCCGCCTTCACCATGGCGCTTTTCGTGGTCGCGCCGCTGGCGCGGATCACGCGCGCGGCGATGCTGGCCTCGCTCGGCAGCGATTTCGTCCGCACGGCGCGCTCGCTTGGCCTGTCGCGGCGCAAGGTCATCGTCACCTACGCCCTGCGCAACGCGCTTCTGCCGGTGCTGACCATTGCCGGCATCGTGTTCTCGACCATGCTGGGCGCGAATGTGCTGGTCGAGAAGGTGTTCTCCTGGCCGGGCGTCGCGTCCTATGCGCTCGACGCGCTGCTCTCCTCGGACTATGCGCCGGTACAGGGTTTCGTGCTGCTGATGGCGTCGATCTTCGTCCTGGTGAACCTGACGGTGGACGTGCTCTACGGCATCGCCGATCCCAGAGTGTCGGTGGAATGA